The following coding sequences lie in one Burkholderia cepacia genomic window:
- a CDS encoding transposase has product MARLARLYVPDQPQHVILRGLDQQPAFVDDQDYELFIDCLKAAARDHHLSVHAYVLLPRQVQLLVTPSDEASLPKAMQAVGRRYVAHFNRRYSRRGTLWEGRYRATVIEGERYFLLASRVVEMSPVRSQLVATPEAYRWSSYRHHVGLTVDSLITDHPLYWALGNTPFDRQRAYKELCEQPLDERQADQLQQATLKGWVLGGEHYREWAARTANRRVSPLPRGRPRKVRESTPPIQQ; this is encoded by the coding sequence ATGGCACGGTTAGCACGACTCTACGTTCCCGACCAGCCGCAGCACGTGATACTGCGCGGCCTGGATCAGCAACCCGCGTTCGTCGACGACCAGGACTACGAACTCTTCATCGATTGCCTGAAGGCCGCCGCCCGCGATCATCACCTGTCGGTGCATGCCTACGTGCTGCTGCCGCGCCAGGTGCAACTGCTCGTGACGCCGAGCGACGAAGCGAGCCTGCCGAAAGCGATGCAGGCTGTCGGCCGCCGCTACGTCGCGCATTTCAACCGGCGCTACTCGCGGCGCGGCACCCTGTGGGAAGGCCGCTACCGCGCGACCGTGATCGAAGGCGAGCGCTATTTCCTGCTCGCGAGCCGCGTGGTCGAGATGAGCCCCGTGCGTTCGCAGCTCGTCGCGACGCCCGAGGCGTATCGCTGGTCGAGCTACCGGCATCACGTCGGGCTCACCGTCGACAGCCTGATCACCGACCATCCGCTCTACTGGGCGCTCGGCAATACGCCGTTCGACCGCCAGCGCGCGTACAAGGAGCTGTGCGAGCAGCCGCTCGACGAGCGGCAGGCCGACCAGTTGCAGCAGGCGACGCTGAAGGGCTGGGTGCTCGGCGGCGAACATTACCGCGAGTGGGCGGCGCGTACCGCGAACCGGCGCGTGTCGCCGCTGCCGCGCGGACGCCCCAGAAAGGTGCGTGAGAGCACACCGCCGATCCAGCAGTAA